From the genome of Mycetocola spongiae, one region includes:
- a CDS encoding thymidine kinase — MAKLYFRYGAMNSGKSTALLQAAFNYEERGHRVAVIKPAIDTKAHDRVASRLGLTREVDYLLAEGDDALGVFRDFQDATATRGRISALLVDEAQFLTPGQVDGLLEIALIEGVPVLAYGIRTDFLTVAFPGSRRLLEIAHSLEELKTICRCGRKAIFNGRRIGDRFVFDGAQVAIDGSDVHYESLCGNCYLDEAGGRLPVRNATA, encoded by the coding sequence GTGGCAAAACTGTATTTCCGTTACGGAGCGATGAACTCCGGCAAGAGCACCGCGCTGCTCCAGGCCGCGTTTAACTATGAGGAGCGCGGCCATCGTGTTGCGGTGATTAAACCCGCGATCGATACCAAGGCCCACGATCGGGTGGCCAGCCGCCTCGGGCTCACCCGCGAGGTGGACTATCTGCTGGCCGAGGGTGACGATGCGCTGGGCGTCTTCCGCGATTTTCAGGACGCCACGGCCACCCGCGGCCGGATCAGCGCGCTGCTTGTGGACGAGGCGCAGTTTCTCACCCCGGGCCAGGTGGATGGCCTGCTGGAGATCGCGCTGATCGAGGGGGTTCCGGTGCTGGCCTATGGCATCCGCACCGATTTTCTCACCGTGGCGTTTCCCGGTTCCCGGCGGCTATTGGAGATCGCGCACAGCCTCGAGGAGCTCAAAACCATCTGCCGTTGCGGCAGAAAGGCCATCTTTAACGGCCGTCGCATCGGCGATCGCTTTGTATTTGACGGGGCACAGGTGGCCATCGACGGCAGCGATGTGCACTATGAATCGCTATGCGGAAACTGCTATTTGGACGAGGCGGGCGGACGCCTGCCCGTGCGCAATGCCACCGCGTAG
- a CDS encoding malate:quinone oxidoreductase produces the protein MTTSKPVDVVLIGGGIMSATLATIISQLQPDWSIEIYERLGEVAQESSNPWNNAGTGHAAMCELNYMPEAADGTVNPTKALQINEQFQVSRQLWAHLVRAGLLKDPGSFINTAPHMTFVRGEHDVEYLRKRYEALKNEPLFDTIEYSTDSRVINEWAPLLMKKRVAGEAFAATRMTAGTDVDFGELSRQLFDAAVSAGATLRVNHEVRGLKKLKDGTWKVSTRDLVGRTPKTTNARFVFVGAGGWALKLLQKSGIPEIKGFGVFPLSGAFMRTDNPEIVAQHSAKVYSQASVGAPPMSVPHLDARVVGGEGSLLFGPYAGFSPKFLKKGHIVDIVTQLRPGNLIPMLAVAKDNPSLIKYLLSELTASRAKKFAALREFMPTAQEKDWYLITAGQRAQVIKKDPKKGGVLQFGTELIAAEDGTIAGLLGASPGASTAVPIMIDLLERCFPDRFEGWRPAIAEMIPTLGTQLNDDPERAQEIMRDTAETLKISL, from the coding sequence ATGACGACTTCTAAGCCGGTCGATGTAGTCCTCATCGGCGGCGGCATCATGAGCGCAACCCTGGCCACCATAATCTCGCAGCTGCAGCCGGATTGGTCTATCGAAATCTATGAGCGCCTGGGCGAGGTCGCCCAGGAGAGTTCCAATCCGTGGAATAACGCGGGCACCGGGCATGCCGCCATGTGTGAGCTGAACTATATGCCCGAGGCCGCGGATGGCACGGTGAACCCCACCAAGGCGCTGCAGATTAACGAGCAGTTCCAGGTATCCCGCCAGCTCTGGGCGCACCTCGTGCGCGCGGGCCTGCTGAAGGACCCGGGTTCGTTTATTAACACCGCTCCGCATATGACGTTTGTGCGCGGCGAGCACGATGTGGAATACCTCCGCAAGCGCTATGAGGCCCTGAAAAACGAGCCGCTTTTTGACACCATCGAATACTCCACCGATTCCCGCGTGATCAACGAGTGGGCCCCGCTGCTGATGAAAAAGCGCGTGGCTGGCGAGGCCTTCGCCGCCACCCGGATGACCGCCGGAACCGATGTGGACTTTGGTGAGCTCAGCCGTCAGCTTTTTGACGCCGCCGTGAGTGCGGGCGCGACGCTGCGCGTGAACCACGAGGTCCGCGGGTTGAAGAAGCTCAAGGACGGCACCTGGAAGGTCAGCACGCGCGACCTGGTGGGCCGTACCCCGAAGACCACCAACGCCCGCTTTGTTTTTGTGGGTGCCGGTGGATGGGCGCTGAAGCTCCTGCAAAAATCTGGTATCCCCGAGATCAAGGGCTTTGGAGTATTCCCGCTTTCGGGCGCGTTTATGCGCACCGATAACCCCGAGATTGTGGCCCAGCACAGCGCCAAGGTTTATAGCCAGGCCTCGGTGGGTGCGCCGCCGATGTCGGTGCCGCACCTCGATGCGCGCGTGGTTGGCGGGGAGGGTTCGCTGCTCTTTGGACCCTATGCCGGCTTCAGCCCGAAGTTCCTGAAAAAGGGACATATCGTGGATATCGTCACGCAGCTGCGCCCGGGAAACCTCATCCCGATGCTCGCCGTGGCCAAGGACAACCCCTCGCTGATTAAATATCTGCTGAGCGAGCTCACCGCGAGCCGCGCCAAGAAATTTGCGGCGCTGCGCGAGTTTATGCCCACCGCGCAGGAAAAGGACTGGTACCTGATCACGGCCGGTCAGCGTGCGCAGGTCATCAAGAAGGACCCCAAAAAGGGCGGTGTGCTGCAGTTTGGTACCGAGCTGATCGCGGCCGAGGACGGCACGATCGCCGGGCTGCTGGGCGCCTCCCCGGGGGCCTCCACGGCCGTGCCGATCATGATCGATCTGCTGGAGCGCTGCTTCCCCGATCGCTTTGAGGGCTGGCGTCCCGCGATCGCGGAGATGATCCCGACCCTGGGCACCCAGCTCAACGACGATCCCGAGCGTGCGCAGGAAATCATGCGCGATACCGCCGAGACGCTGAAAATCTCGCTCTAG
- a CDS encoding diguanylate cyclase domain-containing protein, with protein sequence MILDVLTVQVLCGLIITVSGASFILNTAFRAYDRAGLYWSLCFVAGILSSLIYVLDDNFGGWVFLALANSTFVLAMGSMWSGMRLFNGRNSGVLWVVAAAAACACVVPIFWESAGTWSGGVIYLAAVAVFAVLAGAEALGEVSRSSVHARILAGALITAGVYLLARALFLLTQGGDRMSGHPIFGSGTSTAVIMGLLVVVAVSMSSMRAERDVLRGLAYSPRDSAVSFSIGVLAAEAFDVGASDRVARVNMHGVPVALIHTELDGMDAFRVAYGSDAVREATARFARVLRASVPPTAIIGHLGGGRFALLAVLDEAIEGRDIGRSILNALSEEPIDEARGLRMSASIGVAQQSAAPIIWERLVVTAAETLEKARESGGNVIQETFVASPGSRPTDNGHKLLS encoded by the coding sequence ATGATCCTCGATGTCCTCACCGTTCAGGTGCTCTGCGGCCTGATCATCACCGTGAGCGGGGCGAGCTTTATCCTGAATACGGCGTTCCGCGCCTATGACCGCGCGGGACTGTACTGGTCGCTGTGTTTTGTCGCGGGTATCCTCAGCTCGCTGATCTACGTGCTGGATGATAATTTCGGCGGCTGGGTCTTCCTCGCCCTGGCCAACTCCACGTTTGTGCTCGCCATGGGGTCGATGTGGTCGGGCATGCGCCTGTTTAACGGCCGCAATTCCGGCGTGCTCTGGGTGGTGGCCGCGGCGGCCGCCTGTGCCTGCGTAGTCCCGATCTTCTGGGAGTCCGCGGGAACCTGGTCCGGGGGCGTGATCTATCTGGCCGCGGTGGCCGTATTTGCGGTGCTTGCCGGCGCGGAGGCGCTCGGCGAGGTGTCCCGGTCCAGCGTGCATGCGCGGATCCTCGCGGGCGCGCTGATCACCGCGGGCGTATATCTTTTGGCCCGGGCCCTGTTTTTGCTCACCCAGGGGGGCGACCGGATGAGCGGGCATCCGATCTTTGGCAGCGGCACCTCCACCGCTGTGATCATGGGCCTCCTGGTGGTGGTGGCCGTATCGATGTCCTCGATGCGCGCCGAACGCGATGTGCTGCGCGGCCTCGCCTATAGCCCGCGGGATTCCGCGGTGTCCTTTTCGATCGGCGTGCTCGCGGCCGAGGCCTTTGATGTGGGGGCCTCCGACCGGGTGGCCCGGGTGAATATGCACGGTGTTCCGGTGGCGCTGATCCATACCGAGCTGGACGGAATGGATGCCTTCCGGGTGGCCTATGGCTCGGATGCTGTGCGCGAGGCCACCGCAAGATTTGCGCGGGTATTGCGCGCGAGTGTCCCGCCCACGGCGATCATCGGGCACCTGGGCGGCGGCCGGTTTGCGCTGCTCGCGGTGCTGGACGAGGCGATCGAGGGGCGCGATATTGGGCGTTCTATCCTGAACGCGCTGTCCGAGGAGCCGATCGATGAGGCGCGGGGGCTGCGGATGAGCGCGAGCATCGGGGTGGCCCAGCAGTCGGCCGCGCCGATTATCTGGGAACGGCTGGTTGTGACCGCCGCCGAAACCCTCGAAAAGGCACGGGAAAGCGGGGGAAACGTCATCCAGGAGACCTTTGTCGCGTCGCCCGGTTCGCGGCCCACCGACAACGGGCATAAACTACTGTCATGA
- a CDS encoding sensor histidine kinase — protein sequence MTTSPAAPASPALAPGNRLERDVFMTQLLLAVVVLITITVSLLLDPVTLRNELFISGVVVIFMVTMAAAVLPWSLWPRWLVMLLPVVDILAIVMIRMGEPALGAGLLLVFPVTWLAGYFGRNGAFLGPTVSSLALWFSVGTETDGLSLADIPRLLLLPISLIFVSTATYQTARRTAAQRVLLKRQSTLMTQSFDHARAQELMLDAVLNAVSFAVVAYDRNGRRTHRNEAFRLLKLRYGSHASAQAEGRIFGRDRQTPLCREQLPLERLLAGESFEDELIWMTSESAPPIALAVTGRQLTDVRGARTGSVMVQRDVTAELQALRARDDLIASVSHELRTPLTSILGYLDLALDDEELSAETRQHLDVVFGNSERMLAIVSDLLHAARDSNHTFLMTYAPCDLNQIVAESLAAAEPAARERHLRIGTVSPGAVPLMADGFRLRQVVDNLVTNALKYNRDGGSITARLVPGPGSVVLSIADTGLGMSDQDRARMFQRFYRSDAMRHSTTPGTGLGMSICRDIVDQHGGEISVASELGVGTIVTVTLPLEPQRNPE from the coding sequence ATGACTACTTCTCCCGCGGCCCCGGCTTCCCCCGCCCTGGCCCCCGGAAACCGCCTCGAGCGCGACGTATTTATGACGCAGCTGCTGCTGGCGGTGGTGGTGCTGATCACGATCACGGTGAGCCTGCTGCTGGATCCGGTCACGCTGCGCAATGAGCTGTTTATCAGCGGCGTGGTGGTGATCTTTATGGTCACGATGGCCGCGGCCGTGCTGCCCTGGTCGCTCTGGCCGCGCTGGCTCGTGATGCTGCTGCCCGTGGTCGATATCCTCGCGATAGTCATGATCCGGATGGGGGAGCCCGCGCTCGGCGCGGGTCTGCTCCTGGTCTTCCCCGTGACCTGGCTCGCGGGCTATTTTGGGCGCAACGGGGCCTTCCTCGGCCCCACCGTATCCTCCCTCGCGCTGTGGTTTTCCGTGGGTACGGAGACCGATGGGCTAAGCCTCGCGGATATTCCGCGGCTGCTCCTGCTGCCGATCTCCCTGATTTTTGTCTCCACCGCGACATACCAAACCGCGCGGCGCACCGCGGCCCAGCGCGTGCTGCTGAAGCGGCAGTCCACGCTGATGACCCAGTCCTTTGATCACGCCCGCGCGCAGGAGCTTATGCTCGATGCCGTGCTGAATGCGGTGAGCTTCGCGGTGGTGGCCTATGACCGGAACGGGCGGCGCACCCACCGCAATGAGGCGTTTCGGCTACTCAAGCTGCGCTATGGCTCGCATGCCAGCGCCCAGGCCGAGGGCAGAATCTTCGGGCGGGACCGGCAGACGCCGCTGTGCCGCGAGCAGCTCCCGCTCGAGCGCCTGCTCGCGGGGGAGAGCTTCGAGGATGAGCTGATTTGGATGACCTCGGAATCCGCGCCGCCCATCGCGCTCGCGGTGACCGGGCGACAGCTGACCGATGTCCGCGGTGCCCGCACGGGCTCGGTCATGGTGCAGCGCGATGTGACCGCGGAACTGCAGGCCCTGCGCGCGCGGGACGATCTGATCGCCTCGGTCTCGCATGAGCTGCGCACCCCGCTGACCTCGATCCTCGGCTATCTGGATCTGGCCCTGGACGATGAGGAGCTGAGTGCGGAAACCCGCCAGCACCTGGACGTGGTTTTTGGCAATTCCGAGCGCATGCTCGCGATCGTCTCCGATCTGCTACACGCCGCGCGCGATTCCAACCATACGTTCCTGATGACCTATGCGCCCTGTGATCTGAACCAGATCGTCGCGGAATCCCTGGCCGCGGCCGAGCCCGCGGCGCGCGAGCGCCACCTGCGCATCGGCACGGTCAGTCCCGGCGCGGTGCCGCTTATGGCCGATGGCTTCCGGCTGCGTCAGGTCGTGGATAACCTCGTGACCAATGCCCTGAAATATAACCGCGATGGCGGCTCCATCACGGCCCGCCTGGTGCCCGGACCCGGCAGCGTTGTCCTGAGCATCGCCGATACCGGCCTCGGGATGAGCGATCAGGATCGCGCCCGCATGTTCCAGCGCTTCTACCGCTCCGATGCGATGCGGCACTCCACCACACCCGGCACGGGTCTGGGCATGAGCATCTGCCGGGATATCGTGGACCAGCACGGCGGGGAGATCAGCGTGGCCAGCGAACTCGGGGTGGGCACGATTGTCACCGTGACCCTTCCCCTCGAACCCCAAAGGAATCCCGAATGA
- a CDS encoding aspartate-semialdehyde dehydrogenase, whose translation MTHGVRLGIVGATGQVGTVMRQLLQDRNFPIAELRLFATARSAGSTVRFGETDIIVEDINTADPAGLQIALFSAGATGSRAHAPRFAEAGVLVIDNSSAFRSDPEIPLVVSEVNPHAIAQAVKGIIANPNCTTMAAMPVLKALDTEAGLQRLTVTTFQAVSGSGLAGVAELAGQARAAVASENLEQLVHDGSAVTMPEPAVYARPIAFNVVPLAGAIVDDGEGETDEEKKLRNESRKILELPDLLVAGTCVRVPVFSGHSLSIHAEFAQPLSPERATEILAEAPGVELSEIPTPLQAAGSDPSFVGRIRADQSAPEGRGLVLFISNDNLRKGAALNTVQIAEIVAEKLLGA comes from the coding sequence ATGACTCACGGAGTACGTCTGGGTATCGTCGGGGCCACCGGCCAGGTCGGTACCGTCATGCGCCAGCTTTTGCAGGACCGCAACTTCCCCATCGCCGAGCTGCGCCTCTTTGCCACCGCGCGTTCGGCCGGTTCCACGGTGCGCTTTGGCGAGACCGATATCATCGTCGAGGACATCAACACCGCCGATCCCGCGGGGCTACAGATCGCCCTGTTCTCGGCCGGTGCCACCGGTTCCCGCGCCCATGCCCCGCGCTTTGCCGAGGCCGGCGTGCTGGTCATTGATAACTCCTCCGCGTTCCGTTCCGATCCGGAGATCCCGCTGGTGGTCAGCGAGGTGAACCCGCACGCGATCGCGCAGGCGGTGAAGGGCATCATCGCCAACCCGAACTGCACCACGATGGCAGCGATGCCCGTGCTGAAGGCGCTGGACACCGAGGCGGGGCTGCAGCGCCTGACCGTGACCACCTTCCAGGCAGTGTCCGGTTCCGGCCTCGCCGGTGTGGCCGAGCTGGCCGGTCAGGCCCGCGCCGCGGTGGCCTCCGAAAACCTTGAGCAGCTGGTGCATGACGGTTCCGCCGTGACGATGCCCGAGCCCGCTGTATATGCCCGCCCGATCGCGTTTAACGTGGTGCCCCTCGCGGGTGCCATCGTGGACGACGGCGAGGGCGAGACCGACGAGGAAAAGAAGCTCCGCAACGAGAGCCGCAAGATCCTGGAACTGCCGGATCTGCTCGTGGCGGGCACATGTGTGCGCGTGCCCGTATTCAGCGGCCACTCGCTGTCGATCCACGCCGAGTTTGCGCAGCCGCTCAGCCCCGAGCGCGCCACGGAGATCCTGGCCGAGGCCCCCGGTGTGGAGCTCAGCGAGATCCCCACGCCCCTGCAGGCCGCCGGATCCGACCCGTCGTTTGTGGGCCGCATCCGCGCCGATCAGTCGGCCCCCGAGGGCCGCGGCCTGGTGCTGTTCATCTCGAATGACAACCTGCGTAAGGGTGCCGCGCTGAACACCGTGCAGATCGCGGAGATCGTCGCCGAGAAGCTCCTCGGCGCCTAA
- a CDS encoding aspartate kinase: MSLIVQKYGGSSVADAESIKRVAKRIIDTRKAGHDVVVAVSAMGDSTDELLDLAHEVSPLPDQRELDMLLSSGERIAVALLAMAIKSMGYDARSFSGPQAGMRTDTHHGAARIVEVDPVRVRQALDEGAIVIVAGFQGLSQDTADITTLGRGGSDTTAVALAAALHADVCEIYTDVDGVFTSDPRVVPLARKLDKITTEEMLELAANGAKVLYIRAVEFARRHGVTLHVRSSFTNNEGTLVYNPKEGDAMEQPIVTGVATDLSEAKITVVGVPDVPGKAAQIFGIIAKTEANVDMIVQNVSAAATGLTDISFTLPKSEAQLVLTALRNEKDAIGFASVQHDDQIGKLALVGAGMKANTGVSAKLFDALHKASINIEMISTSEIRISVVTRADSVNEAARVVHSVFGLDNEIEAIVYAGTGR, from the coding sequence GTGAGCCTTATCGTGCAAAAATACGGCGGATCGTCGGTAGCCGACGCCGAGAGCATTAAGCGCGTCGCCAAGCGAATTATTGACACCCGCAAGGCCGGGCATGACGTGGTGGTGGCCGTCTCGGCCATGGGTGATTCCACGGATGAGCTGCTGGATCTCGCCCATGAGGTCTCCCCGCTCCCGGACCAGCGCGAGCTGGACATGCTGCTCTCCAGCGGGGAGCGCATCGCCGTGGCCCTGCTCGCGATGGCGATTAAATCGATGGGCTATGACGCGCGTTCCTTCTCCGGCCCGCAGGCCGGAATGCGCACCGATACCCACCACGGTGCCGCGCGCATCGTGGAGGTGGACCCGGTGCGGGTGCGCCAGGCGCTGGACGAGGGCGCAATCGTGATCGTTGCCGGTTTCCAGGGCCTGTCCCAGGACACCGCCGATATCACCACCCTCGGCCGCGGCGGCTCCGATACCACCGCGGTGGCCCTGGCCGCGGCGCTGCACGCGGATGTCTGCGAGATCTATACCGATGTGGACGGCGTCTTCACGTCCGATCCGCGCGTCGTGCCGCTGGCCCGCAAGCTCGATAAGATCACCACAGAGGAAATGCTCGAGCTCGCCGCCAATGGCGCCAAGGTGCTTTATATCCGCGCCGTGGAGTTTGCGCGGCGCCACGGCGTCACGCTCCACGTTCGTTCATCATTTACCAATAACGAGGGTACCCTCGTCTATAACCCGAAGGAGGGTGACGCCATGGAACAGCCCATCGTCACCGGTGTCGCCACCGACCTGAGCGAGGCCAAGATCACCGTCGTCGGCGTGCCCGATGTTCCCGGTAAGGCCGCGCAGATCTTTGGCATCATCGCCAAGACCGAGGCCAATGTGGACATGATCGTGCAGAATGTTTCGGCCGCCGCCACGGGCCTGACCGATATCTCCTTCACCCTGCCCAAATCCGAGGCCCAGCTGGTGCTCACCGCGCTGCGCAACGAGAAGGACGCCATCGGCTTTGCCTCGGTGCAGCACGACGACCAGATCGGCAAGCTTGCGCTGGTTGGCGCCGGCATGAAGGCCAATACCGGTGTCTCGGCGAAGCTCTTTGATGCGCTGCATAAGGCGTCGATTAATATCGAGATGATCTCCACGAGTGAGATCCGCATCTCGGTTGTCACCCGCGCCGACTCGGTTAACGAGGCCGCCCGCGTGGTGCACTCGGTCTTTGGCCTGGACAACGAGATCGAGGCCATCGTTTACGCCGGAACCGGCCGCTAA
- the recR gene encoding recombination mediator RecR, protein MYEGIVQELIEEFGRLPGIGPKSAQRIAFHILQTESFDVTRLSEILGEIRTRVHFCSICGNVAEEETCGICRDPRRNQTFICVVEEAKDVVAIERTREFRGLYHVLGGAISPIDGVGPDDLRIRQLMQRLADGTVTEVILATDPNLEGEATATYLSRLLTTLDIKVTRLASGLPVGGDLEYADEITLGRAFEGRTVVG, encoded by the coding sequence ATGTACGAGGGAATTGTTCAGGAACTGATCGAGGAGTTCGGTCGCCTGCCCGGCATCGGTCCCAAATCCGCGCAGCGCATCGCATTCCACATCCTGCAGACCGAGAGCTTTGACGTCACCCGGCTCTCCGAGATCCTCGGCGAGATCCGCACGCGCGTGCACTTCTGCTCGATATGCGGCAACGTGGCCGAGGAGGAAACCTGCGGCATCTGCCGCGATCCGCGCCGCAACCAAACCTTTATCTGTGTGGTGGAGGAGGCCAAGGACGTGGTCGCCATCGAGCGCACCCGCGAGTTCCGCGGCCTGTATCACGTGCTGGGTGGGGCAATCAGCCCCATCGACGGCGTGGGCCCCGATGATCTGCGCATCCGCCAGCTCATGCAGCGCCTCGCCGATGGCACCGTCACCGAGGTTATCCTCGCCACAGACCCCAACCTTGAGGGGGAGGCCACCGCCACCTACCTCAGCCGTTTGCTCACCACCCTGGACATCAAGGTCACCCGCCTTGCCTCCGGACTGCCGGTGGGCGGCGACCTCGAATACGCCGATGAGATTACCCTCGGCCGCGCCTTCGAGGGCCGCACCGTCGTTGGCTAG
- a CDS encoding DNA polymerase III subunit gamma and tau, producing the protein MVTALYRRYRPESFAELIGQSQVTDPLMTALRTNRVNHAYLFSGPRGCGKTTSARILARCLNCAEGPTDTPCGVCPSCVELSRDGGGSLDVVEIDAASHGGVDDARDLRERAVFAPARDRYKIFILDEAHMVTANGFNALLKIVEEPPEHVKFIFATTEPDKVIGTIRSRTHHYPFRLIPPAQMLAYVEQMCASENITVEAGVLSLVVRAGGGSARDTLSLLDQLIAGSEEGTVEYERAVALLGYTHSSLLDEAIDALAARDAGAAFAAVDSVIQTGQDPRRFVDDLLERLRDLIVVGATGDAAAAVLRGVPQDELDRYAVQAHAFGQAALSRTADIVNAALSEMSGASAPRLHLELMVARVLVPAVDESDRGALVRVERLERRVEGGAVGPAEPAALSGAALARAAGNPGGLSGADLARAAGGAGRPAARPAAAPAAQAPTQAPAPAAQASAAQAPAAQASAPAPAAPAVAAATPSTPVTLAQLKHAWPEILERLAAGKRAAWMVAATATVRALNDDILTLSFPSQKDADGFRQVAPNGEGVSTHVRAAIVDVLGLSVKFIARLDSDGAAPARPPAPAQSAPAQPTPAQSSPARAATKPAEPAPAAQKPPASSSYSAAPARAVSEPAAPASSSGWDVVAIPGSSAPAPAAAPTVAEPPAPAPEAAARAAAPAAPPAVSEVDGIPFPDDNDAPPSEDEPPFPDPGGPRGGGPTRGGGPRGAAPGTPVIPPGAAIPPGAAIPPRAMIASDAPVPGGLVSGGAVRIGDVASPVRPAAPSDEPFAPVYDAPPASPEPAAPKTASAPAASAPARRDAPSARFAPSQGNRYGEAVVREMLGAVFLEEQVYIPATRFDRGN; encoded by the coding sequence GTGGTTACCGCTCTGTATCGCCGTTATCGGCCCGAATCCTTTGCCGAACTGATCGGTCAGTCTCAGGTGACCGATCCGTTGATGACGGCCCTGCGCACCAATCGCGTGAATCACGCCTATCTTTTCTCCGGCCCGCGCGGCTGCGGAAAAACCACCTCCGCGCGCATCCTTGCGCGCTGCCTGAACTGTGCCGAGGGCCCCACCGATACCCCGTGTGGCGTATGCCCGAGCTGTGTGGAGCTCAGCCGGGACGGCGGGGGTTCCCTCGACGTGGTCGAGATTGACGCCGCGAGCCACGGTGGTGTGGACGATGCGCGCGATCTGCGCGAGCGCGCGGTCTTCGCCCCGGCCCGCGACCGCTATAAAATTTTTATCCTCGACGAGGCCCATATGGTCACGGCGAATGGTTTTAACGCGCTCCTGAAGATCGTGGAGGAGCCGCCGGAACACGTGAAGTTCATCTTCGCCACCACCGAGCCGGATAAGGTGATCGGCACGATTCGTTCGCGCACCCACCACTATCCCTTCCGGCTGATCCCGCCCGCACAGATGCTGGCCTATGTGGAACAGATGTGCGCCTCCGAGAACATCACGGTCGAGGCCGGGGTGCTCTCCCTCGTGGTGCGCGCGGGCGGCGGTTCGGCGCGCGATACCCTTTCCCTCCTGGACCAGCTGATCGCGGGTTCCGAGGAGGGCACGGTGGAATATGAGCGGGCCGTGGCCCTGCTGGGTTATACCCACTCCTCGCTCCTGGACGAGGCCATCGATGCATTGGCGGCGCGCGATGCCGGGGCCGCGTTTGCGGCCGTGGACAGCGTGATTCAAACGGGTCAGGATCCGCGCCGTTTTGTGGACGACCTCCTGGAGCGCCTGCGCGATCTGATCGTGGTGGGTGCCACGGGTGATGCCGCCGCGGCCGTGCTGCGCGGGGTTCCCCAGGATGAGCTTGACCGCTATGCCGTGCAGGCCCATGCCTTTGGCCAGGCGGCGCTTAGCCGCACGGCCGATATTGTAAACGCCGCGCTCTCCGAGATGAGCGGCGCCTCGGCCCCGCGCCTGCACCTGGAACTGATGGTGGCGCGGGTGCTGGTTCCGGCCGTGGACGAGAGCGATCGTGGTGCGCTGGTGCGGGTGGAACGCCTGGAGCGGCGCGTGGAGGGTGGGGCCGTGGGTCCCGCCGAGCCCGCCGCGCTCTCCGGGGCCGCGCTCGCGCGGGCCGCGGGTAATCCCGGGGGTCTCTCGGGTGCCGATCTGGCGCGGGCCGCCGGGGGCGCGGGGCGTCCCGCCGCTCGCCCGGCCGCCGCTCCCGCCGCGCAGGCTCCTACGCAGGCTCCGGCTCCTGCCGCGCAGGCTTCTGCCGCGCAGGCTCCCGCCGCGCAGGCTTCCGCTCCCGCTCCCGCCGCTCCGGCGGTCGCTGCCGCGACCCCGAGCACCCCGGTCACGCTGGCCCAGCTGAAGCACGCCTGGCCCGAGATCCTGGAGCGCCTGGCCGCGGGCAAGCGCGCCGCGTGGATGGTTGCCGCCACCGCCACGGTGCGTGCGCTGAACGACGATATTCTCACGCTGAGTTTCCCGAGCCAGAAGGATGCCGATGGCTTCCGCCAGGTTGCACCCAATGGCGAGGGCGTGAGCACGCATGTGCGCGCGGCGATCGTGGACGTGCTGGGCCTGAGCGTGAAATTTATTGCCCGCCTCGACTCCGATGGGGCCGCACCCGCGCGCCCGCCCGCCCCGGCACAGTCTGCCCCGGCGCAGCCCACTCCGGCGCAGTCCTCTCCGGCACGGGCCGCGACGAAGCCCGCCGAGCCCGCGCCCGCTGCGCAAAAGCCCCCCGCGAGCTCCTCGTATTCCGCGGCCCCCGCTCGCGCTGTCTCCGAACCCGCTGCCCCCGCGAGCTCCTCCGGCTGGGACGTGGTGGCCATTCCCGGCTCCTCCGCCCCCGCACCCGCGGCAGCCCCGACGGTGGCGGAACCTCCGGCTCCGGCCCCGGAAGCCGCCGCGCGCGCGGCCGCCCCGGCGGCCCCGCCCGCGGTGAGCGAGGTGGACGGCATCCCCTTCCCCGACGATAACGACGCTCCGCCCTCCGAGGATGAGCCGCCGTTCCCCGATCCCGGCGGCCCCCGCGGGGGCGGCCCCACCCGGGGCGGTGGCCCCCGCGGCGCCGCTCCCGGAACCCCCGTGATTCCCCCGGGAGCGGCCATTCCCCCGGGAGCCGCTATCCCCCCGCGCGCGATGATCGCCTCGGATGCCCCGGTCCCCGGTGGCCTGGTCTCGGGCGGCGCCGTGCGCATCGGCGATGTGGCCTCCCCGGTGCGCCCCGCCGCGCCCTCCGATGAACCCTTCGCCCCCGTCTACGACGCACCTCCCGCGAGCCCCGAGCCCGCCGCCCCCAAAACCGCCTCGGCACCCGCCGCGTCGGCACCCGCCCGGCGCGATGCCCCGAGCGCTCGTTTTGCGCCGAGCCAGGGCAACCGCTACGGTGAGGCCGTTGTGCGTGAAATGCTCGGCGCCGTGTTCCTGGAGGAACAGGTCTATATCCCCGCAACCCGCTTCGACCGCGGCAACTAA